A single Pseudobdellovibrionaceae bacterium DNA region contains:
- a CDS encoding twitch domain-containing radical SAM protein has product MSEIKKGRFCVVPFVQLNTRGQGNLRVCCSISGIPHGIPKNGTIIDVNAGRTGGPGDTFDLRKDSIDEVWNCEFMRDFRLRMARKEYLSNCEHCYRLEDRGVDSKRVNRNNKFAAKFQSVVDEALANDGQISTHPIWWELRFSTKCNLSCRMCTPALSTRMLQEYKAKADQLTPEMRGEMEMATALVADGHLGESQYFRDQLQPYMEKARFLEMRGGEVLVDPEAIDFLRDLSLKKKWAANMHLDLSSNIVTLNEEHIEIFNGFNSGTIKCSVDAFAEENEYIRFPSKWTDTVQGLRKLKGLHSRWSKVLQATLSAYQVCTIDRLLWFLDEFVQESGIEMTFSFTMVRDTPHLDPELIPLEMRKAAAHKVEVFLEKSYLCSRSPHRDENRRMVRSLAQGLLQSEELRNSSDLKAFVDHTRALDQMRSQSVLSVFPHLEPLLTQK; this is encoded by the coding sequence GTGAGTGAAATCAAGAAGGGTCGTTTTTGTGTCGTTCCGTTTGTCCAGCTCAACACCCGTGGGCAGGGTAACTTGCGCGTGTGTTGCTCGATTAGCGGAATTCCTCATGGCATTCCCAAAAATGGGACCATCATAGACGTCAACGCGGGTCGCACTGGCGGACCGGGCGATACATTTGACCTAAGAAAGGACAGTATTGACGAAGTTTGGAATTGCGAATTTATGCGCGACTTTCGGTTGAGAATGGCTCGCAAAGAGTATCTGTCAAACTGCGAGCACTGTTATCGCCTGGAAGATAGAGGTGTTGATAGCAAGCGGGTAAATCGCAACAACAAATTTGCTGCGAAATTCCAATCGGTTGTGGACGAGGCCCTGGCTAATGACGGACAAATATCTACTCACCCCATTTGGTGGGAGCTTCGCTTTAGTACGAAGTGCAATCTATCCTGTCGTATGTGCACTCCGGCCCTCAGCACGCGAATGCTTCAGGAGTACAAAGCCAAAGCGGACCAGCTAACACCTGAGATGCGTGGAGAGATGGAAATGGCCACGGCCTTAGTTGCCGACGGGCATTTGGGAGAAAGCCAATACTTTAGAGATCAGCTTCAGCCCTACATGGAGAAGGCTCGCTTTTTGGAAATGCGGGGGGGAGAGGTGTTGGTCGATCCTGAGGCGATAGATTTTTTACGCGACCTTTCTTTAAAAAAGAAGTGGGCGGCGAACATGCATTTGGATTTGAGTTCAAACATTGTCACCCTGAATGAAGAGCATATTGAAATATTCAATGGCTTTAACAGTGGGACAATCAAGTGTAGCGTCGATGCCTTTGCGGAGGAAAACGAGTACATTCGGTTTCCCTCAAAGTGGACAGACACCGTCCAGGGCTTGAGAAAACTAAAAGGATTGCATTCTCGATGGAGTAAGGTGCTCCAGGCGACTTTGTCGGCCTATCAGGTCTGTACTATTGATCGACTTCTCTGGTTTCTCGATGAGTTTGTTCAGGAGAGTGGGATTGAAATGACCTTCTCCTTTACTATGGTTCGGGACACACCCCACCTTGATCCGGAGCTAATTCCCTTAGAAATGAGAAAGGCAGCTGCTCATAAGGTCGAAGTCTTTTTGGAAAAAAGCTATCTGTGCAGTCGGAGTCCCCACCGGGACGAAAACCGTCGAATGGTTAGGAGTCTGGCTCAGGGTCTGCTCCAGTCGGAAGAGCTTAGGAATTCCAGTGACTTAAAGGCCTTTGTCGATCACACCCGAGCCCTGGATCAGATGCGGAGCCAGTCAGTCCTAAGTGTTTTCCCCCACTTAGAGCCTCTACTGACTCAGAAGTAA
- a CDS encoding NDP-sugar synthase produces the protein MRAMILAAGLGERLRPHTTKVAKPALPFLNLPLICYPWFHLQAVGAHQLVVNTHHCGESVKAAVEAFGLPLVKFIHETPVILGSGGGIKNAEVHLKGEGSFVVANGDEILIAPDGLEELWRHHQSRGNLATLAVCRHPEVGTKFGGVWCDSSGRVIEFGKVASSSKLMGYHYTGFMALSDRVFAFLPQDQASNILYDGLASGIRVGEKVEAFEVEGAWYETGSESDFLSASLACLNHLLSDDPLGASLKELHHHYGRVLLPHGSDVLVGTNCHIDPSAQICGPTLLGHGVQLAQGVDLKGFNIIGDGTVIDDGCSLESSVIGSHLQIPKGSSLHAQLRLI, from the coding sequence ATGAGAGCTATGATCCTTGCTGCCGGGCTCGGCGAGCGGCTTAGACCCCACACAACAAAGGTTGCTAAGCCGGCATTACCCTTTTTAAACCTACCTCTAATTTGTTATCCCTGGTTTCATTTGCAAGCGGTCGGGGCCCATCAACTCGTGGTCAATACCCATCATTGTGGAGAGAGCGTCAAAGCTGCCGTTGAGGCCTTTGGCTTACCCCTGGTGAAGTTTATCCACGAGACTCCCGTCATTCTGGGCAGCGGCGGCGGAATTAAGAACGCTGAAGTTCACTTAAAAGGCGAAGGGAGCTTTGTCGTCGCCAATGGTGACGAGATTCTGATTGCGCCAGATGGCCTTGAGGAGTTGTGGAGGCATCACCAATCCCGTGGCAATCTAGCCACCTTGGCCGTGTGCCGCCATCCAGAAGTTGGGACCAAGTTTGGCGGCGTGTGGTGCGACTCTAGCGGTCGGGTGATTGAATTCGGAAAGGTGGCCAGCTCTTCCAAATTGATGGGGTACCACTATACTGGATTTATGGCTCTCAGCGACCGAGTCTTTGCCTTTCTTCCCCAAGATCAAGCTTCAAATATTCTTTATGATGGATTGGCCTCCGGAATTAGAGTCGGAGAAAAAGTTGAAGCCTTTGAGGTTGAGGGCGCCTGGTATGAGACCGGATCCGAATCCGATTTCTTGTCAGCTAGTCTCGCCTGCCTGAATCACCTTCTCAGTGATGATCCGCTTGGGGCGAGCCTAAAGGAGCTTCACCATCACTATGGACGGGTTTTGCTTCCCCATGGCTCCGACGTCTTAGTTGGCACCAATTGCCACATAGATCCATCGGCCCAGATTTGTGGCCCCACCCTTCTTGGCCATGGGGTACAACTCGCTCAAGGCGTGGACCTAAAAGGCTTTAATATTATTGGTGACGGTACGGTTATCGACGACGGCTGCTCCCTGGAGAGCTCGGTCATTGGAAGTCACTTGCAAATCCCCAAGGGATCCTCTCTTCACGCCCAGCTCCGACTTATATAA
- a CDS encoding MBOAT family protein, with protein MSLSSSQYLLFLPIVAILLLIIPVNLRSIYLLLASYVFYSFWSTKHLMLLIGVTVGTYVVALVMDRLTTARSKRLVLSLGIGAIIFILGFYKFVGVQKGGSHYSFKTYSQTLLDLAIPLGLSFFCFQAMSYLFDVCRGRLKAESKFTDLALFIAFFPQLVAGPIECATNLLPQLKAKINIDYENLKFNLMRIACGLFKKIVLADSVHIFVTNVFSSADYYYGAPFLLAVFWARYGLFLDLSAYTDIAIGSAGVFGIRLTENFRHPFFATSPTDFWRRFHRSLVIWFSNYLFLPLCRIFTSVTSIKINLMITFFVVGLWHVGDVWHIVWAAGHGALYLVEYSLRGFGGRFFRALKVPNRSPIETLIKILVAQIILCIPAFVSQLGRVSSYVSIDKMWSLSVADFINFSALKSYVGLHQSAVHIVGVLFFIFCLEGLHYIETKKPLRTWWQELPLAAKIALVVGFATSFFVFGSFNETVFVYYQY; from the coding sequence ATGTCGCTAAGTTCAAGTCAATATTTGCTGTTTTTACCCATAGTGGCGATTTTGCTGCTGATCATTCCGGTTAACCTTCGATCCATTTACCTTTTGCTGGCAAGTTATGTTTTTTACTCCTTTTGGAGTACAAAACATTTGATGCTACTTATTGGCGTGACCGTAGGCACATATGTCGTTGCTTTGGTTATGGATCGGCTGACGACCGCTCGCTCGAAGCGGCTGGTTTTAAGCCTTGGAATTGGCGCAATCATTTTTATTCTGGGATTTTATAAGTTCGTAGGTGTTCAGAAAGGTGGCAGCCATTATAGCTTCAAAACCTATTCCCAGACGCTACTGGATCTTGCAATACCCTTGGGCCTGTCATTTTTCTGCTTCCAAGCCATGTCCTATTTGTTTGATGTTTGCCGGGGAAGACTGAAGGCGGAGAGTAAATTTACAGACCTTGCCCTGTTCATTGCCTTTTTTCCCCAACTAGTTGCCGGTCCAATTGAGTGTGCAACGAATCTATTGCCGCAATTAAAGGCCAAAATTAATATCGACTATGAGAACCTGAAGTTCAACTTGATGCGCATTGCCTGTGGGCTGTTCAAAAAAATTGTCCTGGCAGACTCTGTACATATTTTTGTGACTAATGTGTTTTCGAGCGCCGACTACTACTATGGAGCCCCCTTTTTGCTGGCAGTATTTTGGGCCCGATATGGCCTTTTTCTTGACCTTTCAGCCTATACGGACATTGCCATTGGCTCTGCGGGGGTGTTTGGAATCCGCTTAACGGAGAACTTTAGGCACCCGTTTTTTGCGACCTCGCCCACAGATTTCTGGAGAAGGTTTCATCGAAGCCTGGTGATCTGGTTTTCGAACTACCTGTTTCTGCCTCTGTGTCGGATTTTTACCTCGGTTACTTCGATCAAGATTAATCTAATGATAACTTTTTTTGTCGTCGGGCTTTGGCATGTAGGTGATGTTTGGCATATTGTTTGGGCGGCTGGGCATGGGGCGCTCTATTTAGTTGAATATTCCCTGCGAGGATTTGGCGGTCGGTTTTTCCGGGCGCTCAAGGTGCCCAATAGGTCTCCCATAGAGACGTTGATAAAAATTTTGGTAGCTCAAATCATCCTGTGCATCCCCGCCTTTGTTTCCCAGCTGGGCCGAGTCTCGTCCTACGTTTCTATCGACAAAATGTGGAGCTTATCAGTCGCCGACTTTATTAATTTTTCCGCACTAAAGTCCTATGTCGGGCTACATCAGTCAGCCGTTCACATTGTTGGAGTGTTGTTTTTCATTTTCTGCCTGGAAGGATTGCACTACATAGAAACCAAAAAACCTCTGCGGACTTGGTGGCAGGAGTTGCCTCTGGCGGCAAAAATCGCACTGGTAGTAGGTTTCGCGACAAGTTTTTTCGTCTTTGGTTCATTTAATGAAACGGTATTTGTTTACTACCAATATTGA
- a CDS encoding radical SAM protein produces MSEKTSTKLSPTFCVLPWLHLGVRPTGRLRVCTWTISTLKDGEGRPYSVGKDSLFSALNCSELDQMKAKMLAGKTVAACTRCYEFESVGNRSKRQTELEVNAARVPDILTGKVQNPEILELRLGNKCNLGCVSCSPDSSSFLYREIEQNMEKKDVEFDDQHLGAFASMRSSMSDWYEREEFWQDVRQLMPEIRRLYITGGEPTLIGKNWEMLSYAIAQGYASQIDLEMSTNLTVIKEEQIETLNHFKSCHVYCSIDATDGAFEYLRYPARWDKVESNFRRLLQIANANVQISVTPTISALSIWRLKDLYAWLSGVENESSRGVRLHCHTLLRDPAYQSLTNLPPNLKQKAIGEVEALLAIYPDEFNQRNLSKVANFIRHGESHPEILIAGQKFIETFDNIRGRSWREFVPELGEVWR; encoded by the coding sequence GTGTCAGAGAAGACATCTACAAAATTATCACCCACTTTTTGTGTCCTTCCTTGGTTGCATTTGGGGGTTCGTCCGACGGGGCGATTGAGAGTTTGCACATGGACGATTTCCACCCTAAAGGACGGTGAGGGGCGGCCTTACAGTGTCGGAAAGGACTCCCTTTTCTCGGCGCTCAATTGTAGTGAATTGGACCAAATGAAAGCAAAGATGCTGGCCGGTAAAACGGTAGCAGCCTGCACTCGTTGTTATGAATTTGAATCAGTTGGTAATCGAAGTAAAAGGCAAACGGAACTGGAGGTCAACGCCGCCCGAGTTCCTGATATTCTAACTGGTAAAGTCCAGAATCCTGAGATTCTGGAACTGCGTCTAGGTAACAAATGTAATCTTGGCTGTGTTTCGTGTAGCCCCGATTCATCCAGTTTCCTGTACCGCGAGATCGAGCAGAACATGGAGAAAAAGGATGTTGAGTTCGATGATCAGCATCTGGGCGCTTTTGCTAGCATGCGATCAAGTATGAGCGACTGGTATGAACGAGAAGAATTTTGGCAAGATGTGCGCCAACTGATGCCCGAGATCCGTCGCCTTTACATTACCGGAGGGGAGCCGACTCTCATTGGCAAAAATTGGGAGATGCTGTCCTATGCTATTGCCCAAGGCTATGCCTCTCAAATTGACTTGGAGATGAGTACGAATTTGACGGTCATAAAAGAGGAGCAGATTGAAACCCTCAATCATTTTAAGTCCTGTCATGTCTACTGTAGTATTGACGCCACCGACGGGGCTTTCGAGTATCTTCGCTACCCGGCAAGGTGGGATAAGGTAGAAAGTAATTTTAGGCGCCTGTTGCAGATCGCAAACGCCAACGTGCAAATCAGCGTGACTCCGACCATAAGCGCCTTGTCGATTTGGCGGCTCAAGGACCTATACGCATGGTTGAGTGGAGTGGAGAATGAGAGTTCTCGCGGAGTGCGTCTCCATTGCCACACATTGTTGCGAGACCCCGCCTATCAAAGCCTGACTAATTTACCCCCTAATTTAAAACAGAAGGCCATTGGGGAGGTCGAAGCCCTCCTAGCAATTTACCCGGATGAATTCAATCAGAGGAACTTGTCCAAGGTGGCAAACTTTATAAGACACGGAGAGAGCCATCCGGAGATACTAATTGCAGGGCAAAAGTTCATCGAAACATTTGATAATATTCGTGGAAGATCTTGGCGGGAGTTTGTTCCTGAACTCGGGGAGGTTTGGAGGTGA
- a CDS encoding acyl carrier protein, with translation MGEDAWTRLKGIIANYCFGSAKEKIEPSSDLVADLGLDSISIVAIVLEVEKAFGVMINGQDFNDSMVTTPKDIMGLIDRKSTGGSAING, from the coding sequence ATGGGTGAGGATGCCTGGACGAGACTAAAAGGAATTATCGCAAACTATTGTTTCGGTTCCGCAAAGGAAAAAATTGAACCTTCCTCGGACCTAGTTGCGGATTTGGGTTTAGATTCAATTTCAATTGTTGCCATTGTACTGGAAGTCGAAAAGGCCTTTGGTGTGATGATCAACGGGCAAGACTTTAACGACAGTATGGTGACGACACCCAAAGACATAATGGGCCTTATTGACAGGAAATCGACCGGCGGGTCCGCCATAAATGGCTAG
- a CDS encoding dienelactone hydrolase family protein — MGKNRFATRWTIFLIAWVTIGLVGFYHQEKLRYLLSKINLLGIATNQGFDQRHRGKFDYIGDFVVSSQSPYSLQDLLGEESIRERAKIKGSVLIPFVKLRSNSKERIPAVVFVPTSLGALKDRDRERLEVLNSMGIATAVFDSFTPRNVYGWTGHHSERLSNAMVLSDAFAVLKFLRENFSREIDPAKIAILGGSKGGEIALLAGWRPVVERLDPGGLGFAAHIAYYPFCYNYEDPRFTPAPMILFIGEEDNWALPDRCYEFKRQVAQSGGNILLKVYKNAYHGFDSLTPLRVIDGPHSREKCKWAISAEGSLHEAKMGLDQNSIERARIANRSCGEKGKVKIGGNVDAKRQSYLDLITFVNAIFRSE; from the coding sequence ATGGGGAAAAATCGGTTTGCCACTCGATGGACCATTTTCTTAATTGCTTGGGTAACAATTGGCCTGGTTGGGTTTTACCATCAGGAAAAGTTACGATATCTGCTATCTAAGATCAATTTATTGGGAATCGCTACCAATCAGGGTTTTGATCAGCGCCACCGTGGAAAATTTGATTACATAGGAGATTTTGTGGTGAGCAGCCAGAGCCCATATTCTCTACAAGATCTTCTGGGAGAGGAGTCTATAAGAGAAAGGGCAAAGATCAAAGGGTCAGTCCTCATTCCATTTGTTAAGCTGAGATCAAACTCGAAGGAGAGAATTCCCGCGGTGGTGTTTGTTCCAACTTCGTTAGGAGCTTTAAAAGACAGGGATCGCGAGCGGCTGGAGGTTTTGAACTCCATGGGGATTGCAACGGCGGTTTTTGATAGCTTCACTCCTCGAAATGTCTATGGATGGACCGGGCACCATTCAGAGCGCCTGTCCAACGCCATGGTGCTGTCCGATGCGTTCGCAGTATTAAAGTTTTTGCGGGAAAATTTCTCCAGGGAGATTGATCCTGCTAAAATAGCCATTCTTGGTGGATCAAAGGGCGGTGAGATCGCTTTGTTGGCGGGCTGGCGGCCAGTTGTTGAGCGGCTTGACCCTGGAGGGCTGGGTTTTGCGGCTCACATTGCCTATTATCCATTTTGCTACAATTACGAAGACCCCCGATTCACCCCTGCCCCAATGATTTTATTCATTGGGGAAGAGGATAATTGGGCACTGCCCGATCGGTGTTATGAGTTCAAGAGGCAGGTGGCTCAAAGTGGCGGAAATATTTTGCTTAAAGTCTACAAGAATGCCTACCACGGATTTGATTCTCTTACTCCTCTACGAGTGATTGACGGGCCTCACAGTAGAGAAAAGTGTAAGTGGGCGATCAGTGCCGAAGGCTCCTTGCATGAAGCGAAAATGGGTTTGGACCAAAATTCAATTGAGAGAGCTAGAATTGCCAATAGAAGTTGTGGAGAAAAAGGGAAAGTTAAAATAGGCGGAAACGTTGACGCCAAGCGCCAGTCCTATTTGGATCTTATCACCTTCGTGAACGCAATCTTTCGGTCTGAGTAG
- a CDS encoding radical SAM protein: MAIKDTLFVQFYNTHVSGGKGTKIFVNNEYVEIDRKMLSEDYFLSNGFSSMYHRCKELGDFYWVRLDLSGSLDELQRKNSGIELPIDKGKVYISAFFNFHMYMAYVWAMRYPNIEFVVGGTAVEPEKLAGEIPPNLTYTQRPLWEVIGGERSWGVEIPKGLNGKVLLGYTVEEFCYWAKCNFCTYPGDNTKIKFDPNFVNDLNDGYLRVFLNSPALSPKFLKTYLPQLKPRNDIDYWTHLRCDTGVFRVLESTFKECQRAGFNLAHFCPLTGLEFPSNRMLAWMKKGHDLDIVLRTFELYHKYRLRPAISLIFGWANLTAEDIKEAREFLFRLSDVMRGRVSVKCHSLAAKVNTDLYKDAPEGTTIRLGPFELGRILELDSEQQELNSQYREVLMKAGFLHLVDMGLNPENDFL, from the coding sequence GTGGCGATTAAGGATACCCTGTTTGTCCAGTTCTATAATACTCATGTTAGCGGAGGCAAGGGCACAAAGATCTTCGTTAATAACGAGTATGTTGAGATCGATAGGAAAATGCTGTCAGAGGACTATTTTCTCTCGAACGGCTTTTCCTCCATGTATCATCGCTGCAAGGAGCTTGGAGATTTTTACTGGGTTCGTTTAGATTTGAGTGGAAGCCTGGACGAGCTGCAAAGAAAAAACAGTGGCATTGAGTTACCTATCGACAAGGGCAAGGTATACATCAGTGCATTTTTTAACTTCCACATGTACATGGCTTATGTCTGGGCCATGAGGTATCCAAATATTGAGTTTGTTGTCGGTGGGACAGCCGTGGAGCCGGAGAAGCTCGCGGGTGAAATCCCCCCTAATCTCACCTACACTCAGAGGCCTCTCTGGGAGGTAATTGGAGGCGAGAGGTCGTGGGGAGTGGAGATTCCCAAGGGACTAAATGGCAAGGTGTTGCTGGGGTATACTGTGGAGGAGTTTTGCTACTGGGCCAAGTGTAACTTCTGCACCTATCCTGGTGACAATACCAAGATTAAATTTGACCCCAATTTTGTTAATGATCTAAATGATGGATATTTGCGAGTTTTTCTTAACTCGCCGGCATTGTCGCCGAAGTTTTTGAAGACCTATCTCCCTCAGTTGAAGCCGCGTAATGATATCGACTATTGGACCCACCTCCGCTGTGACACCGGGGTCTTTAGGGTGCTCGAATCCACGTTTAAGGAGTGTCAGCGGGCAGGGTTTAACCTGGCCCATTTTTGTCCATTGACGGGCCTGGAGTTTCCTTCCAATCGAATGCTGGCATGGATGAAAAAAGGGCATGATCTTGATATTGTTCTGCGTACGTTTGAGCTTTATCACAAATACCGGCTTCGGCCGGCGATTTCCCTAATCTTCGGGTGGGCGAATTTGACGGCTGAAGATATTAAGGAGGCCCGGGAATTTCTTTTCAGGCTTTCAGATGTCATGCGCGGGCGAGTTTCTGTTAAATGCCATTCTCTAGCGGCGAAGGTAAACACAGATCTCTACAAAGATGCCCCGGAGGGAACGACAATTCGACTCGGTCCCTTTGAGTTGGGACGAATTCTGGAGCTGGATTCCGAGCAGCAAGAATTGAACTCCCAGTATCGCGAGGTTCTAATGAAGGCGGGTTTTCTCCATTTGGTCGATATGGGCCTAAATCCTGAGAACGATTTTCTTTGA
- a CDS encoding formylglycine-generating enzyme family protein, with protein sequence MNRLLMGSQRLLFPFVLLLLCSCVQLSKPSSPQWSLSAPPKFVVVAKGTYVWGSPKSEEGHQPAEAQQSVEITKGFEVSTTEVTQLQWFEVMGNNPSKFSTNAVCPRTYQEIDGVGVCGDFPVEQVSWVDIQEFLSRLNHLIRDGYHYRLPTEAEWEYFARANTTTAYSFGDSPEPGMDYGWFKENSPQRTSPVALKRPNPWGLYDVHGNNWEWTQDLWKRNRSAPHLIDPKGGKTGEFRVVRGGGWFFSIADARSARRAPWHQLRRIDDVGFRLVRVKVAQLQQP encoded by the coding sequence ATGAATCGATTATTAATGGGCTCCCAGCGTCTGCTTTTTCCTTTTGTTTTGCTTCTACTTTGCTCGTGTGTCCAGCTATCCAAACCGAGCTCGCCCCAGTGGAGCCTGAGTGCCCCCCCAAAGTTTGTCGTAGTTGCCAAGGGGACTTACGTATGGGGCAGTCCGAAGTCAGAGGAGGGTCATCAGCCAGCCGAGGCTCAGCAATCCGTCGAAATTACCAAGGGATTTGAGGTTTCGACTACGGAAGTCACGCAACTTCAGTGGTTCGAAGTGATGGGTAATAACCCCTCGAAATTTTCCACGAACGCAGTCTGTCCCAGGACATACCAAGAGATTGATGGCGTTGGAGTCTGCGGTGATTTCCCAGTTGAGCAAGTTTCGTGGGTCGATATTCAGGAATTCCTTTCACGGCTGAATCACCTTATCCGGGATGGGTATCATTATCGACTGCCAACGGAGGCTGAATGGGAGTATTTTGCCAGGGCAAATACGACGACGGCCTATTCGTTCGGAGACAGTCCAGAGCCGGGAATGGACTATGGGTGGTTTAAGGAAAATTCCCCCCAACGAACTTCGCCCGTAGCATTGAAACGACCCAACCCATGGGGCTTGTATGACGTCCATGGCAATAATTGGGAGTGGACACAGGACCTGTGGAAGAGAAACCGATCAGCCCCTCACCTTATTGATCCTAAAGGGGGAAAGACCGGGGAGTTCCGGGTGGTTCGAGGGGGCGGATGGTTTTTTAGTATTGCTGATGCGAGAAGTGCCAGACGGGCACCGTGGCATCAGTTGCGGCGAATTGATGATGTTGGATTCCGTCTGGTGAGAGTTAAGGTCGCACAATTGCAGCAGCCGTAA
- a CDS encoding phosphotransferase, whose protein sequence is MNGKTELVAQPIEPYVLNFLSRQMDSDRYQVLPLAGDASARRYYRIVCEEDSWVLMQWEPFEANDKYPFLSVQKHFLKHGVQVPDVKCMAPELGLVMLEDLGDLTLERKFWENQNQDLALPFYLQAIDELIKIHYSATQDMDPSCTAFAIEFDTKKLLWEMNYGRQHLLEALGEVSFSDSDSKQMQSIFTDICTTLDKEPKYICHRDYHSRNLMIKLGKMRVIDFQDARMGPIQYDLVSLVHDSYVDLSEETRGAILEYYREQACDLFGLQCKDLGFQRIFNLQVIQRCFKACGSFSSFYNTRGDTRYLKYIRPTLETVVRHLEHFPEYKFFADILTDRGFLETDYEAL, encoded by the coding sequence ATGAATGGAAAAACAGAATTAGTCGCTCAACCGATTGAGCCTTACGTTCTCAATTTTCTCTCTCGCCAAATGGACTCGGACAGGTATCAGGTTTTGCCTCTTGCAGGAGATGCCAGCGCCCGCCGGTACTATCGAATTGTCTGTGAGGAGGACTCCTGGGTATTGATGCAGTGGGAGCCCTTTGAGGCCAACGACAAATACCCCTTCCTGTCGGTGCAAAAGCACTTTTTAAAACATGGTGTTCAGGTTCCGGATGTTAAATGTATGGCACCGGAACTCGGTCTTGTGATGTTAGAGGATCTGGGAGATCTCACTCTGGAACGGAAGTTTTGGGAGAATCAAAACCAGGACCTCGCTCTTCCCTTTTATTTACAGGCCATCGACGAGCTTATTAAGATTCACTATTCCGCAACCCAGGACATGGATCCTTCCTGCACCGCCTTCGCTATCGAATTTGATACCAAGAAATTATTATGGGAAATGAATTATGGTCGACAGCACCTGTTAGAGGCGCTCGGAGAGGTGAGCTTTTCTGATTCCGACTCCAAACAGATGCAGAGTATTTTTACCGATATCTGCACTACCCTCGATAAAGAGCCCAAGTATATTTGTCACCGGGATTACCACAGCCGAAATCTCATGATTAAGCTCGGCAAAATGCGCGTTATTGACTTTCAGGACGCCCGCATGGGCCCGATCCAATACGATCTTGTCAGTTTGGTTCATGACTCCTATGTGGATTTGAGCGAGGAGACCCGAGGGGCGATTCTGGAGTATTACCGAGAGCAGGCCTGTGATCTGTTTGGACTGCAGTGCAAGGATTTGGGTTTTCAAAGGATATTCAATCTGCAGGTGATTCAAAGATGCTTTAAAGCCTGCGGGAGTTTTTCCAGTTTTTATAACACTCGGGGCGATACCCGCTACTTAAAGTATATTCGCCCCACATTAGAGACCGTGGTTCGGCACCTGGAGCATTTTCCTGAATACAAGTTTTTTGCCGACATCTTGACCGACCGAGGCTTTTTGGAAACGGATTATGAGGCTCTATGA
- a CDS encoding radical SAM protein yields the protein MNSKPKCILPWTSLTLNPTGDIRQCISTKFSLGSVADGSSIGSIWSSPKMASLRDSLSNGDLPNSCHICKERERSGLLSRRELYNQTYGFGEDLFSKVFIEQNPPDIYFLDIALSDKCNMWCRMCCAEFSTTWRHWEKSLSPEFQVGGQYPKSQATPPNMNDKILDALPYMSNLRKICFKGGEPFIDDQLDPILEALISRGLAKKTKLSFVTNASVIPQSTFALLKKFSRVALSYSIDGTDEIHRYIRGKAYPLPKIRENILKFRQLPGLKEEPVLPTIQPYNLFNLGDLYQWCRDLQTRPTFYQVLVTPLFLHLKVLPENLREQARISLQHLKSSIMDKDPVNSGFIDRILFCLDPSSDYENVEANRAEHFRAFVKYTKEIDFLRGESVLDYIPEFQSLGVF from the coding sequence ATGAATTCGAAACCCAAGTGCATTCTACCCTGGACCTCTCTCACGCTAAATCCCACCGGTGACATCAGGCAATGCATAAGCACTAAGTTCTCTCTTGGCTCCGTGGCAGACGGGAGCTCTATCGGGTCTATCTGGTCGTCGCCCAAAATGGCTTCCCTACGAGACAGCTTGTCTAATGGCGATCTTCCTAATTCATGCCACATCTGTAAAGAGCGTGAACGCTCGGGGCTTTTATCTCGTCGCGAACTCTATAACCAGACCTATGGTTTTGGTGAAGACCTCTTTTCTAAGGTTTTCATCGAGCAGAACCCTCCGGATATTTATTTTTTGGACATTGCTCTTTCTGACAAATGCAATATGTGGTGCCGAATGTGTTGCGCTGAATTCAGCACCACATGGCGCCACTGGGAGAAGAGCCTTTCTCCGGAGTTTCAAGTTGGCGGTCAATATCCAAAGTCCCAGGCCACCCCCCCCAACATGAATGACAAAATTTTAGATGCCCTTCCTTATATGAGTAATTTACGGAAAATCTGCTTCAAAGGCGGGGAGCCTTTTATTGATGATCAGCTTGATCCCATATTAGAGGCTTTGATTTCCCGCGGGCTTGCAAAGAAAACCAAGCTGAGCTTCGTAACCAACGCGTCAGTCATTCCCCAATCCACCTTTGCCCTCCTCAAGAAATTCTCACGTGTTGCGCTTTCCTACAGTATTGATGGAACTGACGAAATTCACCGCTACATCCGAGGCAAAGCATATCCTCTTCCAAAAATTAGGGAGAATATTCTAAAATTTCGGCAGTTGCCCGGGCTGAAAGAGGAGCCTGTGCTCCCAACTATTCAGCCCTATAACCTATTTAACCTTGGAGACCTTTATCAGTGGTGCCGGGATCTTCAGACTCGCCCGACCTTTTACCAGGTCCTCGTGACTCCGCTTTTTTTGCATTTAAAGGTTTTGCCTGAGAACCTGAGGGAACAGGCCCGCATCTCGTTACAACACTTGAAGTCCTCCATCATGGACAAGGACCCTGTTAACTCCGGCTTCATAGATCGAATACTCTTTTGCTTGGATCCTAGCTCCGATTATGAAAATGTGGAGGCCAATCGTGCCGAACACTTCCGGGCGTTTGTTAAATATACGAAAGAAATTGATTTTCTACGAGGTGAATCCGTCCTTGATTATATCCCCGAATTTCAAAGCCTGGGGGTATTTTGA